Part of the Natronobacterium gregoryi SP2 genome, CGACCGACTGACCGCGTCGGCGATCGAGTTTCGACCGTGGAACCACAACGGCAAACTGAACGGTTTTTTACCCCTCCGTCACCGAGTGGACGCCAATGACTGCGAGCGAGTACGACTACGACGAGCTCGGACTCGTCGCCGGGCTGGAGATCCACCAGCAACTCGAGACGGCGACGAAACTGTTCTGCCAGTGTCCGACCGAACTTCGCGAACCCGAGGAGGCCGAGCGAACGTTCACCCGCTATCTGCATCCCACCCGGAGCGAACTCGGCGAGATCGACGAGGCCGCCTTAGAGGAGAGCAAGGTCGACCGCGAGTTCGAGTATCTCGCGTACGACTCGACTTGTCTCGTCGAGGAAGACGACGAGCCACCGCAGGAACTCGACGAGGAGGCTCTAGAGGCCGTCCTCGAGATTGCCCAACTGCTGGAGATGGAGCCGGTCGACCAGGCTCACGTCATGCGAAAGATCGTCGTCGACGGCTCGAACACCTCTGGCTTCCAGCGCTCGACGCTGGTCGCAACCGACGGCGAGATCGAGACGAGCGACGGCGCGGTCGGCGTCGAAGACCTCATGCTCGAGGAGGAAAGCGCCCAGCGGGTCGCAGAGACCGACGACGGGGTGCGCTACAGTCTCGACCGGCTCGGTATTCCCTTGGTCGAGATCGGCACGAAACCCGACATCTCGACGCCCGAACAGGCGCTCGAGGCCGCCGAGCGGATCGGCATGCTGCTTCGCTCGACGGGGAAAGTCAAACGCGGCCTCGGGACGATCCGCCAGGACGTCAACGTCTCGATCGAGGCGGGGGCTCGCGTCGAGATCAAAGGAGTCCAGAGTTTAGACGACATCGACGACATCGTTCGTAACGAGGTCGCTCGGCAGGTCGAACTGGTCGAGATCGCGGACGAGCTTCGTAATCGCGAGGCAAGCGTCGGAGACTCTCAGGACGTGACTGACGTGTTCGAAGGGACAGAAAGCGGCGTCATCGAGGGCGCGCTGAGTTCGGGCGGCTCCGTGATGGCTGTCCCACTGTGCGGGTTCGACGGTCTCGTCGGCCACGAGATCGTACCCGACCGCCGCCTCGGGACGGAGTTCTCCGATCACGCCAAGCGCCACGGTGCCGGCGGGATTTTCCACACCGACGAACTGCCGGCTTACGGCGTCACCGAGCACGAAGTCGATGCCCTGCGCGAGGCAGTCGGTGCTGGTCCCGACGACGCCGTCGCTATCGTCGCCGACGACACCGATACGGCCGAGACAGCGATCGAGGCCGTCGTCGAACGCGCCGAGACTGCCCTCGAGGGCGTTCCCGAGGAGACCCGCGGTGCGAACGACGACGGGACGACCCGCTACCTGCGTCCGCTGCCCGGGGCGGCGCGGATGTATCCCGAGACGGACGTGCCGCCGGTCGAGCCCGACCCGAGCGACGTGCCCGAACCTGAACTGCTGACCGAGAAGGTCGAGCGCTACCAGGACGAGTACGACCTCGGGGAAGGGCTGGCCGAACAGGTTGCGTACGGCAAACACATGCCGCTGTTCGAGGACGTCGTCGTCGACGGCGTCGATCCGACGCTTGCGGCGTCGACCCTCGAGTCGACCCTGACCGAACTCCG contains:
- the gatE gene encoding Glu-tRNA(Gln) amidotransferase subunit GatE produces the protein MTASEYDYDELGLVAGLEIHQQLETATKLFCQCPTELREPEEAERTFTRYLHPTRSELGEIDEAALEESKVDREFEYLAYDSTCLVEEDDEPPQELDEEALEAVLEIAQLLEMEPVDQAHVMRKIVVDGSNTSGFQRSTLVATDGEIETSDGAVGVEDLMLEEESAQRVAETDDGVRYSLDRLGIPLVEIGTKPDISTPEQALEAAERIGMLLRSTGKVKRGLGTIRQDVNVSIEAGARVEIKGVQSLDDIDDIVRNEVARQVELVEIADELRNREASVGDSQDVTDVFEGTESGVIEGALSSGGSVMAVPLCGFDGLVGHEIVPDRRLGTEFSDHAKRHGAGGIFHTDELPAYGVTEHEVDALREAVGAGPDDAVAIVADDTDTAETAIEAVVERAETALEGVPEETRGANDDGTTRYLRPLPGAARMYPETDVPPVEPDPSDVPEPELLTEKVERYQDEYDLGEGLAEQVAYGKHMPLFEDVVVDGVDPTLAASTLESTLTELRRDDVSVEVLGDEHLRGVLELVEDGELPNEGVPDLLTALAEEPDRTPAEAAEEEGLGGADESEVQEAVAEVVERNEQQVEEEGMQAFSGLMGECMGALRGKADGDLVSELLREEIQKRA